The following is a genomic window from Hippoglossus stenolepis isolate QCI-W04-F060 chromosome 14, HSTE1.2, whole genome shotgun sequence.
AGCTCCACTCCAACTAATCATACAGGAGAAGAGCTGAGGAGCAAAAACACAGGGGAAGGTTCATCCTGTGTTGCACCCACAGCATTATAACTATACTGTGCAGGTTGTGGTGCAATCTGGCTTCCAACATCTTACAACACTGACGACAAGGGAGAGGCAACTGATACACAATTTAGTTAGCTTAGTGTTTCAAAAGAAGAACATTCACCGAAACTGGATTTTAAGTTTAATTACCGTGACATTTAACTTGTTCTATGATCCAACCAATCATTCCAAGATGTAAGTGACTGGAACACAAGCCATGTCATTTGTGGTTACCCTTAATTAACTTCACCAAGGAGGCAATGTtctcgtctgtgtttgtttgcaggattacacaaaactacagaacggatttccacaaaacttggtagaaggatgcagtatgggtcaggggaaatattgatttttttaaagatatttttaacaTTGTTAGATTAGGTGTTTTTCAAAGAGAATAAATCAtaaatgttaatgaaaaaaCTTGCTTTGCCTTtgcagaggtgtgtgctctaccAAGTGACATTGTAGTTTCTTTAATGAACGTTGGTTAGTTAACATTATTGGGCGTTTTAAAAGTCAGCTACAGTTGAAAAAAATTCTAAACAGTGTTTCTTTATACTTACATATGCGTTGGCATATTCAATTTTGGTTCCCTTCAGTTCAGCTTTGAACTGAGTGAAAAACAAGTATGATTTCCCCTGAGGCCTggaagaaatgaagaagaaatatTTGTTATCAACTCTTAAGTCATTTGCATTCATTCCCACACTTGTGAAATCAGTcttgaatatatttaaatggtGTTGGAACAtttgtgggtttattttgtctctttctaACCTTTGTGACTGTCACAATTAACTAAGATCAGTAACCCCAAACAGATGGGACTGAATTTAACTGAAGATAAACTGACTGAACATCAGGGTCACTGAACTGAAGAAAAGTCAGCACAGATAGCTCTGCAGCCGctgagacagagtgtgtgtgtgtgtgtctcagcatgtgcctgtgtgagtgtgtgtgtctcacctccaGACAGAACAGGAAAACAGAGTGTCCTCATCACTCAGGCCCACACTCATTAACCATTGCTGttggcacaaacacagaagaacaaTTCAGTTTATAATCTGCTGTAATCAAAAATCTAATAAAGTGGTGAATCAGGCTGataaagagacacagacagagagagagagagagagagagagagagagagagagagagagagagagagagagagagagagagactcacctCATTGGTTCCCCCTTGTGAAGCATAAGTGAATGAACATTCATAATCCAGCTGCAATAAAAGAGAGGCAGTTAGAGCATAGATCCTACATATTACATTCATTCTTAAGCGATCAATTACTTTAACAATAACACTTCATTAATCTATTAATTATTTGTGCCACAGGGTGTACCTGAACAGGAGGGGAAATACAGTCTGTGGCTCAGTAACAGTGTTTGATTGTTGAAAATAACTTCACAGgtttattttgacattaaacATGGCTACTGTTCCTTTAAAGCTGAAACCGTTAGTTTAACCCGACTGACAGAAAAAGAATAGGTAACTATtcttttgattaaatatttcaattgtttttaaaacatgaatatttactGCTTTTGGATTGTTGGTCGAGCTAAGCTAAAAGTCACCTTGTTTAGTAGATTAAGTGATTGATCGAGTAATGGAAAAAATACTTAACAGACTATATTCATTAATAAAAACTGTTAGTTGCAGctttaattttatttacatgCACCAGTTTCACATCTGCAGAAGGAGGAAACACTGCTTAAATtagtaagataagataagatataaggtttaagataagataatcctttattattCCCACTATGGGGAAATTTGAGTTGTAAGAGCAGCAAAGAAAATAtggataataaaataaatgtaaacagggtatatacagtgtaacagGCTTGCACATATATGTTATTGAAATTGCACAGATTTGTAACAGTTAAATCCCATAGAATATCAATATTAGGAcacaaaaaatgtctttattggtcattatattataataatagcTTACATCTTATTATGCAGCCACAGCAACCATCCATGTTACTAGTGACACCTGTGCTTGTGATGCTATGACAACGGGCTGATTGTGATGGGTATGTTATAATTAAATGCaatgatgctttaaaaacaatataaaaacaaagagtGAATAGATGACAGTGTTTGTTAGACAGAAATGCCATTCACACTTCCTGTCAAACCAGAACAGCAGCTCGcattcactgcagctcagccaatcagcgAAGCCGCTGTGGCAGCGACGTGTCAGCCTCTCAGCGGCCGTGACGTCATCACGCCGCAACTCCAGCTGGATGtagtttcttttcatttatgtgGTTTTTAAGgtcaaatatatgaaataaacaaacgTTGCATGACGGAAACGTGACGTTTACGCACATAACAGATCGTAATGTGTTTGCTAATGTTGCTAGTACTCTAATATAAGGCTAATACAAGACAATGGAGTAATAACAATAACGTACACGGTTATTGGACAACAATCTAACTCACAGaggatgaataaaaatgaataaatgatgtaaaaattaagttaaacatctgtgtgtgagctggTGTTTTAATATCTGAGCTAACAGAGTCAGATGAAGACCCTTCCTACTGTCACTCACTATTCTCTGGCTGAACGTGTGCACGACTCCTCCAGGTTTAACGTTGAACTCCACCGTCTTCGTCTGCTCAGCGGAGGCCGCAGTCGGGACGAGAGAGGAGACCAACACGAGCACAAACATCCAGGTCACAACACGGCAGGTGATTTCAGGCGCCATCTCTTCCTGCTGTCCTGTGTGAGAGGATCAAAGTGGCCGCTCCGCTTCCCCCCTGGTGCCCCGTCCACTGAGAGTGACGTCACCAGCCGCGTCACAGACCAAACCGAaaccaaataaagaaaaaacaaacagaaaataaaagttctaGTATCTCGACTTCACGTGACgtgaaagaataaatgaattaaaaactgTTTACTGTTGAGAAAAATTATACTTATAGAAgtacagaaatgtttttttttttcctggaatgTGATGTTAGCATCTCTGGCCGCACGGTGTCGCCCTCCAACAGCCAAATTGAAATTGCTAAAATTCTCAGTCAAGCAGGACAGGTTCGACCACTACTGAAACAAGTAAATCTGGATTTATATAAGAGGAAACTACTACAAATACTACACACATCAGaggttttcaaatatttaatgtcattaaataaaAGAGTCTggtgttgttgagttattttttacacacacaaacacgtgtttgtacttctatcttagtgaggacactcattggcataatgcattccctagccttAATtcaatagactgtatataaagtgctTAATTCCCataccttaaccttaaccatccaaactaatgcctaaccctaacctaaacctaattctaaccctaaaaccaagtcttaaccctcaaacagccattTGAAGAAGTGATGACCGGCCAACATGTCcacactttccaaaaatgtcctcactctgggtctatgcttaaaatggaCCTCACAACGGTATAaggacaggaacacacacacactcaggatgTCATATGCAGGTGTAAAGGAGGCATTAACGTCACTGACGTCTCTTGACTCATATATGATCTCGTCTCGTCTTGTCTCAGTCAGTCATTCTTCACTTTATAAAactcaaaatattattttcctaCACGTGATGTAGATAAATGGAGACAGTTTAAAGGGCACAACACAATATGTCTCTGATGTCTGAGGCTTCCTGAGATTGTGTTTTCTGCCCAGGCTGGGTTTGATAGACTATTTTACTGTACTTATAATCACAGCTGGCAATGAAACTGTCACATGTAAAACAGAAACTGTCAACCATTTAAAAGCTAACAAGCCCTTTTAGAGTAAGGTACAAGATCTATTGTAACAAAAATGcataatgttaaaaaagtgaaagtgaaattgtTCCAAATATGGATTTACAGGTTTGTGGTAATGTGTGTTCTGTGCTGTAAGAGCAGTGAATTAAGTCTGAATAAACAGTAATAAGTTGGAATGTCTATATCTGTTGTGCAGTATATGCAACATGTTGAGACTTACAATCAAcagcaaaataataatgataatcttACACATTTAATATACTTGAATTCAGtgattttagttgttttttggaacaaataaaaaaaacataatccaGTAcctcaacatttgtttttgtgaagtaCTGTCAAACTGCTCCGTTTCctctaaataataaaatatctttATCATAAGCCTTGAATGGCCAGCTCTGAATGCCTGGGCCTTGTCGTGCTTGTATGCAGGTCTGTTGTACATGATCCCCAGTACAAGCATCATTCATCCTTCCAAAATCCACATTGACCTGCCAGCAGACATGTACATTCCTCTTGTTTTCACAGTAGCACAACATTTGAGACATCGTCAGTCTCGTGTCTGCTCCCACATGTCTGCATGTGTACCATAAAGCATCCTGCTGGTGAAGCGTAGCAGATGTTCGGTACGAGACGAGACCCCCGAACATTGTCGGACACTCGTGTGTAAAAACCATAAAACAGTTTGAGCATTTAGACTCAAATTCAGACCAAAACTAACCGGAGTGTTTCTGTTGAATTAGCTGTCTGCCCCCAGGAGGCTCATCCAGACCTCCTCCCCGTCCAGTCCCACTTCTCAACCCCAAAGTTTAACAGGCTTAATAACAGCGTGTGTTCACTCACACAGCCTGTTGAGTGTATTAATATTTACACAGCAGTGACGGGAGGGAAAGTACAGGCATCAGTAGGCCCATATTCTTCTATTTCAGACAGGGAAAGCAGTTTGGTCTGTAATGATTTGTACACGGTCGGACTGAGTGAGTCCTCGTCCTGCCCAGGTAAACACTACTTCCTCCTTCAGGGTGTCAGCTGTGTAaaaccaggaggagaagaaatatTCAGTCATTTCCACTGcgctcacacaaacagcttctTCTCTTTGCTATAAACAAAAGTAAACACAGACCCCAAACAGAACATGTGGTGTCAAATCGTCCCACCAATGGTGCAAATTTAAGGTCCAGACTTTACACAAACAGCGGGGAGCGTTAAACATCACCACTTCAGCACGTCAGTAGTTACAAATATATGTGTAGTGTTAATTTAGCAGGTTTGTTTGATGAACAGcgaaagagaggaaacatgtgCAGGAAAAACAACTTTCCAATCTGTTTTTGTCAAATCAGAATTACAACTTAGCACAAGTCTCTCTTCCTGATTGTTTGGTTGATTAACAACACAACTTCACATCATTGGCAAATTAATGAATTGAATTCTGATGTATTCACTAATGGAGCTGATGAATTGATGTTGATATAAAAGTGTTAACCAGGCGGATGGATGTTGATTCAGTCAAACACTGTCAGATGGCGTTGGCTTTTCCTGGGATCATCTCTTTCTGCATGTGCATCATGATGAACTCATATTATGTGAATCCTTAATTCTGGTTTTAAAGTTCgtaaatatatgaaaaatctgatccacaaatcatttttttatggTATAGTAATAGATTCCGGACTCAATAGAGTAATGTGAAAGTCATGGCTGAGTATAAATCCTCTACATGGCTTCATAttagtgtctttcagctcattgttttggttcactGCTTCGCCACTTTACTGTTGTGGTTTATTCTGACTGCTCTCTCAGCTGAATTCAGCAAAAAAGctcaataaaaccaaaaaagCACGAGACACTAACTGCTCATCAGTaaacagcaaacagacaaaggTAGTGACTGACTTGTAAAACTAGACGATGATTTAGCAgctaaaaagagaaatatttacCTCCGTCAAGGAAGTTATATTTTCACCTGTCTggttgcaggattacacaaaaacaactgatttccaaaaaacttagtggaaggatatGACATGGGTCAAGATGGAACCTTTAAATTTAGGCAAAAGTGTCAGGTCCAGTAATTTTTTGTGAGATAGGGCTTTTTTGGCATTGTCAGATAGTTTCTAGTTACAAAACTATTTAACTggtttccacaaaacttggtggagggatggaacCTAGGCTTTGGAAGATCCCTCTACATCTTGGTGAAGATGCTGATTAAGTAAGGGATGGATCcaggtttatttttcatttagtttttcattagggcccgagcaccgaacagtaggagacagtgggaggccaTATTGAAATTGTcaggattatttatttattttttttcttcaggcaaatgaattggctttttgagggctttatttatttatttttagtattattattggTAGATAGGGGCACAGAGACACCatatcaattaattatttatttgaatataataagataaaacaagataaCAAAAGATAACATCAGGTTAGACTTTATTAATTAAGCCTGAGCATTTTGTATTATCACATCACTTCACTCGTTTCTAGGTTTTAAAATATCAGCTCCCTGCGCCAGTGACCTGCtcattcagctgctgctcccGGATGATAGTGACCTGCCTCTCATCAATGCAGGTCTGCCTTTCAACAGTGGTGACCTGCTGCTGAATCAATGCCTATGAATGGGAATATACATGAATGGTTATGAAGATATCCTGAGgagcaaataaataatgtatataaacaaCATCCACGTATCCTTTCCGTACCTCGTGAGCCTGGACACGTTCACGTCAACTGGactgctgcttcttctcctggaattacacaaaaaaccaGTGAAATCACAAGTGCCTGTTATAAGAGAGGAAGCTTCAACAAGTTTACAGAGAGAACTATTTCCCCAAATcagttttcaaaatgtaaactATCTGATCGACCTCACTTCAGATGAGTTGGTAACTATCTCTGTACATTTTTCTGCCAGGAGTCGACAAGCAGCTTCAACTAACATTCAAATAATTAACTTCATTTGAATGACAGCAGACAAAGTTCACATGAATTGTGCTTGGAAATTTCACAGACCGAGAGTGAAGCAGGCAGCCGAGCACAGACTGATCCACCCGACACTGCTGCAGTCTGGCGCTTCTCTTATCATCTCTCTGCTCGCTGGTTCCGCGGAGACCCGGGTCAGCGTCCCTGGGGAGAGGAAACGTTTTACCGTTTATCACTGGTTGACtctcaaacaacaacacaaccgcTCGTGTGTCAGTGTCTCGTTTCCAGAAACATGCATTTCAAACTAGGGCGGGAAGTTAATCCCCTTTCGTTAGCGACatttgaaaagaacaaaaaaagttaCCGAAATACCGCGAGACTTCGATGAGCAGCGGTAACCGTCTAAGCTAGCCCTTAGCTAAAGCtacaaattcaattcaaactgTGGGCGAATTCGCTGGGACAGATATATTAacaggttgtttttgttgcccCGGTTCTTTCTCCTCATTCAATAacctccctcccaccccccaGACGCCGtctgttttcagaaaaacaaataaaaagtgaattcCACCGCAAACTAAACACACTGTGGTGTCAGATGGTTGTATGACTCGTGTTGATTTGCTTTTTGCTCGCATGCTAAACACCTCCGGAGAGAATTGTCCCACTTTCATTGCTGATCACCccaaatttactttattttgtaaaaatgtgtcaatgGCATCCATGACAAGATCCTCAGCTCTCCATTGTATCTGATTCTTTAAAgaattaatacacacacaaatccttTCATACATCTGATTTAAATGAATTACTGTGGTTCACTTGATTTACATTTGTTAAATAAAGTTCTTGAAAGTGAGGGTGAAGGACAGaagatgttgcaccttgttaagccctatggcACAAATTGAgatttatgaatatgggctgtacagataaaatgtgattgattgattgattgattaataaattaaaaaaaatattaaagtgtATAGCTCTATCGGCAGTGCTCTTCtaccaaaataataaaatctcaCCTTAAAGCTCAGTCTACAGAAGCCATAAATGGACATGGAATCATACAttatatttcctctgttttcccgTGATAACGAGTTAAATTTAGTTGTCAATCAACGGCTGATGGATGACATGAACACTCATGTATGCGGGTAAGCCCATTTTGTGCTTTATAAATGATTTATCCTTAATTAGATCAAtagtttgtacattttattcctTAAAAAAGGTGGAGATAAAGAATTTTAATTTGTACCCTGGTGTCACCATGAGCAGTGAAATGGTCTCTCCCATGGAGGCTGGAATCCCACTGGTTTTCACTGTGGAGGTCAATTAAACCTAAATAGCTTAAACTGTGGCTGCAAAACCAAGATTCTCTCTCTGTTGGACCCAACAGCTGCACTGAGCAACAATGCACCTGTGCTGGTGGAGTCAATGGCCTGTGGGTCTTCAATCAGGGAAAATAAAGTGATGAACTGGTTAAGACAGAAGCCATCAAACTGCATCAGGGCGACTTACTAACTATGTCAATTTACTGTTTTGCTTCATTAGGCAGCGTTTAGCAGAAACATGGAGTGAATCTGTGGAATTTCACAGCTTGTTTCAGCTGCTAGTTTATTTCAGGTTTAACTAAACAACATAAACATCCTGGTTTCAATCTAACAAATCACACTTctgatgaaaacacatgaaatccaggctggtgtgtgtgtggcagctttCACACAAACTTTAAGGAAACATAAATTAAAGCTACGCAGTGTTTGGATTGATGTTTCTACTCCTCTTTCCTGGAGGGAGTTTCTCATATTTACTTTAGAGAATTAGAGAAAACCAACATTTCTACAAGCTAGATAAAAGATGGAGAACCGTCCCCAGAACAGGAAACGGCTGCGGGAAATGAGCAGAGCCTCCAATCACAATGGAGTCGTCTCTTCAGCCTGAGCTCCAGGTTAAATAAATCGCTTGTTGATATATATTCACATTCCGGTAATGATGTTGTGGGACCGCCGGGTGGGAGAGTCCACGCTGCCAAGACCCTTCCTCTGGAAAAGCATTACTGGCGAGAAATGACCCAGCTCTCCAGGGACGTCCACAGCGCGCTCTCCCTCTTTGAAGTCCTTCCTCAGAACAGTTTGGGCTCATTCTCTCCTTGGCCGCTGAGGCGATGTTGTTATTGAGAACATCGTTAGCTCAAATTGATTTGACAAACGGCGACAGGGTGAGTCACAGATGAAATTTCCCACCTTGGCGGAGCTCCGGGCTCCTTCGTTCCTTGATGGTTTGAAGGACGCAGCTATGACTGAGCAGGGAAAGAACCAGACGAGGTCCAAACGTTCCCTCTGAACTTTTTAACCTGCTCAGTTCTCGACTTTAAACAATGgagaagtcacacacacaagctcgtAAAAACGAAACGTTAATAAAGGTTACTGAGGTGCACTCAGGACCGTCTCTCAGTGTGAGTCAGTCTTCAGTAGAACCAACATCAGCGCTTCAGCAGCTGGACGGAGTCAAGGCTAAAAACTGAACCTGGAAAATCCCAAGTCCACGAAATTAGAGAAATCAAGAAGcttaaatggaaaaatacactTTAGTTTTTGAACATCAGGTGGTGTTGATTCATCttgaattcatgtttttgtatatttagacGTCTGTTAGTTGGAACGAGGCTGGAACAACAAGTAAAGAACTTCCTCAACCCTCAAAGAGGACTAATAATAGTTTAAACTTATATTTCAAGGAACTAATCAATTAGATTTTCTGACTTTTATACTGGACTTCAGACGGTGTCAGAAACATTACTCAGAATACATGCTAATGTTGCTAATGTTGTCTCTGCTGTATTTgtaaacaggaaaatgtttgcaAACACATTCATCAACATCAAAGTAACAGGACTCTTTGATGAGATTATGCAGAAGAACATGCTGGACCAAATAAAGAAGTCAAATCTATCTTGGATTCCAGTCTCTTCAACTCAGGGTCATAATTTAAAGGTGGATTTCTGGAGGAGCAACGTTGGACTGCCCTCCATCATACGTCCCTGCAGTCTCGCCTGTTGGCTCTGACACTTGTTGACGTGGAGTCTCAGACACTCAGACCTTTTGGGCTTGGCCTCACAGACACTCAGCTCACGATAATAATGGTTTAGCCGTGGTGCTGCTGATGTCAGCGGTTTGCAGTCAGGTTTTCCTGGCCGTCTGCGGATCTGTGGaatttctctcctccctgtcaTCTCCAGCAGGGGCGACCGGGACCTCTCCCCGCCCTGCACGCCCCGCAGGCTTATAGCAACATCGGTCTGCTCTGAGCAAACAGCACCTGGAGCGGGCGGAGGAGGCTCGGTCCTGACCCTCTGTCACACTCCCATCAGGGGGCTCACCCCGAGGCCTCTCTGACCAAAGATGGTGTGGGCTCGACAGAGAGGCCATGTTTGGATAAGAGGATGAGGGAAATCTGGGGATTGGTAAAATGGGTTCATACCCAGTGTGATGTGGATAAACTGAGATTTTAATTCTTGATGCCTTTTCATCCTTTCCATCCGTGTAACTGTATCATCCTCGTCATGTGAACGTAACTGAGGCTTTTAACTGTAGTTTTGAGGTATATGGGTATTTTCACATGATATTTTACTCCACTGTATTTCAAGGGAAATGTTGTCCTTTTTCCAAACTTTTTACGTTTATCTGACAAAGAATACTActaaatacttttatatttacCTGACAAATAAAATCTCTAAATACCAGCGGAATAATCGATACAAATTTATCAGTCagaacattgttttttcttcaatcCCCCAACATTTACTGTATCTTTTGATTCTTCGGAGAAGCTGGACCGTAAATTAGGAACTACAGGACTTGAGATGAGAAGACTGCCCCCTcggagagcacatacctccaccaaggcccgacagtccctgtatgaaaccacttttaaattcaatagatctgaatttttatttggatctgcacaaaatcgcacgcactcataaatatcagt
Proteins encoded in this region:
- the mydgf gene encoding myeloid-derived growth factor, which codes for MAPEITCRVVTWMFVLVLVSSLVPTAASAEQTKTVEFNVKPGGVVHTFSQRILDYECSFTYASQGGTNEQWLMSVGLSDEDTLFSCSVWRPQGKSYLFFTQFKAELKGTKIEYANAYSQTAGAGQSDVPLRPDEFTIGDSTVTHNDGKFNAQLSKLTAIGRTQHDEL